From the genome of Sulfurimonas paralvinellae:
TAAGAGTTTTCCCATTGTTTTGTAAGATTATTTATAAGGCTCAGACCAGCGGGGAGGATTTGTCCTTGTAAATAAGCTTACAAAACGATGTCAGCAAGAACTCTACACTCCTTTATTCGCATCCCAGATACGTATATGCAGTCTGTCGCTAAAATTGTAGCCTTTTGCCTTGCAAAACTCTATAAGCGGCTCAGTATTGGCTTCAACTTCTGCTTTTGTACCGCCAACAGGCATGCAGTAGACCTTTGTTTTTGGTGAATGGATCCGGATGCTTTCTATCTCATCTTCGAGTGCCAGATCGATAGAGTCTCTATCTATGGAAAACTTAAAAAAAGCATCTTTTGCATTTGAGGCAATATTGTAAATGACATCTCCGCGAATACGTTTGGAAAGAGGCTCTTTTGAATTGGCAAGTTTTACCGACAAAGCGAATACACACTCTTTATAGACCGGATAGTGCTCAAAATCAATATTTAGCGAACCGTTCGTCTCAAATGTCACCTGATGCCCTCTGGCAATCAAAAGCTCAAGGAAAGTCACAAAGACTTCATCATTGGCATATATCAAAGGCTCGCCACCGGTCAGGACAATATCTACAGCACATGGCAGATCATAAAGTTCCAAAACACTTAAGAGTTCCTGCGGCTTTGTGATTGGTATCCAAGTATGGGAAAAATGTTCTTTATTGACAGCATAGACAGTATCGCAACCAAGGACCTCAACGCCGTCATCCGCTTTTTCAATACAGCCAAAACCCTCACAACGCATATTACATCCGCCAAAACGAAAAAAAAGTGAAGGAGTACCTACATATTTTCCTTCGCCCTGAATGGAGTAAAAATGTTCAACGAGATAGACCATTATGCTGTATCATCCACCGGTTTCATAAAATGCACGGGTAGATACTTCATCATCTTCTCCGCCCCAGCGGTTTTTCTCTGGTTTTGTACGGACGACTTCTTTGAGTACAGCTGCCGCTCCTTTAATATCACCCCGCTTGACAGACTCTGCAATGCTCATCGCTTCATCAAAATAGAGGCATGGAATAAGCTGTCCTTCCGCTGTCAATCTAATACGGTTACACTGCTTGCAAAAGTCATCTCCATAGGGCTCGATAATCCCGAATCTGTATCCATCATCCATTTTATAATACTTCGCCGGAGAAGCTCCATCATAGCCCTCAGAGACAAAACTGTACTTTTTGGAAAGTTCATCTAAAGCTTCTTGTCCGCTTAGTTTCGAAATGCCCGCCTTTGCGTAAGCATTTTCCATATACTCTATAAAACGTACCGTAATATCACGAGCTTTGCAATATTCCAAAACATCTGAAATCTCATCAGCATTCATACCCTTCATAGGCACCATATTCGCTTTTACTTTCAGTCCTACTTTGAGTGCTTCATCGACACCTTCGAGTACATTTTTCAAGACATCTTTACCCGCAATTGCCTGTGCGACTTCCGGCTTCAAAGTATCTATACTTACGTTTATTCGCTTAAGTCCGGCATCTTTTAGCTTCTGTGCCGTTCCTTTGAGTAAAAATGCATTGGTTGTCATTGCCAGATCAACATCGGGTGCATAGTCATAGATCATTTTAATGAACTTATCAAGGTCCTCACGCAGAAGCGGTTCTCCACCTGTTATACGAATCTTCTTGACACCTTCATCAATGGCTACTTTCATAAATTCAAAAAGTTCTTCAAATGAGAGCAGATTCTCTTTTGGCACCCATGAAAAAGGTTTTTCCGGCATACAGTACTGGCATCTGAAGTTACATCTCTCTGTCACCGAAACACGAATATAATCGACGACTCTGTCATAGCTGTCTATGAGCATATATTTTCCTATTGTTTATTATTTGTATTATATCCGCTCTAGTTGAAATTTGCTTTACTCACCTTCAAGCGGATCATAGTAAAAGGTTGTTTCACCCTCTTTATTTTGAGGTTCAGATTTTTTTTCTACTTTTTGTGTTGCTCCTGGTTTTTCATCTTTCTCATCTACATACAAAGGAGTATTTTTTACATTATCACCGATTGACTCTTGGATTATATGGATGATTTCCATTTTGCCATGGCTGTCTTTTTGAACACGCAGATAGTAATTCTTCGAAGATTTCAGCTGCATCGTAACCGCTGCTTTTTCATTACCGTGGTGTATCTCTATTGTTGTAGTTCCCGGCTTTATTCCAAATCGTGTTTTATATCCCGGCATTAAAGATATCTCTGTATCTTCTCCATTGATATAGACCTCATACTTTTCATTAGAATCCATATCTTTATCGAGATAGATATAGACTACTCCACCCTGGTAAAAGATGCTCTCTTCTTCAAATCCAACTTCCACATTCGAACATGAAACAAAAAATAGCGACATCATTGCTGCAATCAACAAATATATTTTTTTCATATTAACCCCTTTATATAAAAGCCATTATACTCAAAGATGGAAAATATTAAACGCTTAACGGTTTATCGACACTTATTTCTATTGTAGAGCAGATGATATCATGCAGTGCTTTTTTATCTTTGCGATAAAAAGGAGTTAAAAGTCCAAGCAAAATTGTTGCCGAAAACAAAAAAGCTATAAAACGGACAAATGCGCGAATGAAGCTGATATTTTCATGTGTTGTATCATCCACGACTTTAATATCATAGGCTTTTTTACCCGGAGTTTGCCCAAATTTGGAAATTAAAAGTGCATAGATGAGGGCATAGAGTGTCACACCCAAAAACGGTGCCCACTGAGAAGATTGAAACGCCTCTTTACTGCCCATGACTACATAGGTGATAAAATAGAGTATAGGGGCATATATCATAAACATATCAGTAATGAGCGCCTTGATACGATCGGGATACGAGGCATAACGTATCTGTGTTTTATTTTTTTCTTGAAGTTGTTGTTTGCGTTTTTTATTTTTTTTAATATCTCTGAATCTCATAAAAAAGATTGTAACGAAGTTTTTCTTTAAGGGGAGTAATGTAGAGGAGCAAAAGGGAAAATTCCCTTTTGCGTGAGTTGTTAGTGAAGATCTCTCCAGACCTCTTTTTTCCAAAGAATAGCGAAGATTGCAAAGATAAACATAAATATCATTACATTTCTACCGACTTCTTCTCTTTTAAATCTTTTTGAATCACCGACATCTTCAAGGTGTTCAATAACTTTCTCAGCAGCAACAGCATTTACACCAACACGTGGCATTGCAGTTCCTTTGAGGTAGTTTTGAGGATTTTCAACAAAAGTTTTAATGTAGTGCTCACCGCGTGAACGGATATACATACTTAAATCCGGTGGTAAAGTTCCCATATATTTTTTCAATGCATCTTGATAATCAAGTACATTTTTCTCAAACATCAACTCATCTTGTTTATGTTTAAATGCAGGTTTTTCACCGATTTGTGTCCATGCAGGATGTAATTCACCCTCTTTGTTGTATTCATAATGAATAGCGTGACATCTACCACAAGCAGTTTCGAACGCTTGATTTGGTGTCAATTCCTCAGGTTTTGGAGCGATAGACTGTAGGTAAGCAACCATGTCAGCAACTTCCTGATCTAAATCTCCACCTGCACCATAGAATTGTGTCATTGGGTGCATTTGTCCTTTTGCAGGGTCAAATTTGTGCTCTACCATTAAAGCGTGAGCTGGGTTTTTAATGAGCGCTGCTAAGAATTTAGGATCAAATACAGCACCTGCATTTGAAAGATCCGGTGGATTAACACCATAACTTTGTGCTGCAGTAACAGGATCCATAGGAGCCGGCATACCAGCTGCTTTGATACCATGACAACCAGTACATGCACCGGCACCCATAACTAGATCTTTACCACGAGCTGCGTCACCTTTTTTAGTGAGTGCAGGAAGATCTTTGTAAGCAAAACCTTCACTCTCATAATGTTTGTGCATTTGTGAATGTGCAAAAGGCTCAACTAACCAATATGTTAAAAGAGTAAAAACAGTTACAACCACTAATATAAATAATTCTTTCACTTTTTACTCCTTAAACTTTTTTTTCAAATTTAGTGATGAATGGAAGTGCTATCCATAGACCAATAAATGTTAGTGCTGCATAAAGTCCAATTGTACTAAACAGACCTTCAGGTGGAACTTTACCCATTGCAGTCAGTATGATCATATCAATAAGCATTGCCCAGAACCAATATTTAAACAGACCACGACGTGATGCAGGAACTGCATTTGGACTTCTGTCTAAGAACGGCAGCATAAAGAAAATAACCTGTGCAAAAGCAAACGCAATTAGACCAACATTCGTTGAGAATGGACGCAAGATCTCATAAGACCATAGGAAGTACCACTCAGGATAGATGTGCGTAGGAGTTTTGAGTCCATTTGCAGGGTCAAAGTTCACCGGATCCATTGCGAAATCATAATGATAGAAGACTAAATAGAAGAAGAAAATCAAATAGATTCCAACAACCATCATATCTTTAGACATAAAGTCATTTGCAAATCTGATTACTTTAGAACCTGCTTTATCACCAGACAAATATTTTTTCGCTTCTGCATCAAAATCGATTTCTTCACCATCTTGATTATTTACGTGAGGAATACGGAGTGCACCGAAGTGAAGACCGATAAGTCCTAAAATAACCAAAGGAATAAGAAGAACGTGAAGCATAAAGAAACGGTTCAAGAATGCCTGTGCAGGAACATAATCCCCACGAATCCACTCAACTAAACCATCTGCATGCAGTGAACCACCAGAGAAAAGGTTAGTAATAACCATACCTGCCCAGTAAGACATTTGCCCCCATGGAAGCATGTAACCAGAAAACGCTTCTGCTGAGAATGCAACAAAAAGAAGCATACCAGAAAGCCAGATAATCTCACGGCCGTTCTTGTATGAACCGTAATAGATCCCAGTAAACATGTGAATATAGATCACAAGGAAGACTACTGATGCAGCCACACCATGAACGTGTCTCCATAGCCAGCCATACCCGACTTCTTGCATGATCGTGTAGTTAACACTGTCAAATGCCAAATTAACATTTGGTTGGTAATACATCAATAAGAAGATTCCAGAAATTAACAATAGACCAAAAGTGATAGCTAAAACCATCCCCATTGCCCATAAGAAGTTAATGTTCTTCGGAATCCAATACTCAGTTGCTAAAACACGACGAAGCGTATCAATTGCTAAGCGTTGATTGAGCCAGTCATGCAGGCTTGTTGCTTTTGTAAAATGTGCCATTTATTTTCCTTTCACCTATACTTTAAGAGTAACGCCAGTTTCTAGCATTTTCTTATATTCAGGTCCTTCTTCACCAAGAACTATCTTCATACCATCAATTTTAAACGGAGGAATATCAAGTCCACGTGGTGGTGGAGCTTTTGTCACTTCTGCAGTAAAATCATACATACCACCATGACAAGCACAAAGGAAACTCTGTTCATCAGGGTTATATCCAGGGATACAACCAAGGTGTGTACAAAGACCTACACATACCATAAAATAGTCATTTCCTATTTTAATAAGTCTTTCCATATCTTTCGGATTTGCTTGCGCTTTTTTAACCATTTCTGCATTTTGCTTGAGAACAAAGATAGGTTTCCCTCTCCATTTCTCAGTAACAAGTTCATTCTCTTTATATGCTGACATATCAAGAGTCGTAAATCCCGCTGCTTTTACGCTTGGTAAGGGATCCCACGTTCTTTTCATAGCATATAAAGAAGCTACTGCGCCAACGCCGGCAACAGCACCAAATGCTTTACCCATAAAACCTCTACGGCTACTATTTTTCATGTTCGCTCACTTCTTGTGAAATTTTTATTCTAAAGTCTTATTATATACCAAATAAGTTTTAATTATTTATAAATTTAAGCTATCTTTTATAAAATTAGCAATTTTGTTACTATTTCTTTCAATTTTTTCATATTTTCTATTTTTTATTGTTTCAATTATCTCAAATAGGTGATTTTTATCATAATTATTTACAATCGGAACACCTAAGTTCTCAAACAACGGCACAAAATCTTTTGTATAGTCCTCTCTTTGAAAATAGACAGGCTTGCCTCCACCGGCCAGCGAATCAAATACCGCTTGCGGGGAAGCCGTGATGAGTGTTTTTGTAGATTTAATCATCGCCTCATACTCTTCAAATTCAAAATGATTTACAAATTTTTCTTTCAATATATCTTCATAATCTAAAAAATAATAAAATCCCAGTTGAAGATTTGGATTTAACTCCTCAATAAAGTCAAAATGCTTTTCAAGATCTTTTTCATAATCATCATCACCGAAGAAATAGGTCAACTCCACACTCTTCTCAAAATTGCCGAAATATCTCTCATCAACAGGAATACAAGTGCAGATACCTTCTCCCTGCAAATAGGGAGATACTAAAAACTCTTTTGCTGCCTTTACATCATTTTTATCATCACTGATACGAACAAATCCCGAAAAATAATCCCGCATATCTTCAAGCATTAGAGGATTTGCTTCCTCTGAATCAAAGATTAAATTATCACCATTATGTGATATCTGAGGAATATTACGAACGACATCAATGCCCACACTCTTTTGGATGCCAAAATCACGGGCAATCTGTGCAATTCTATAATCACTTGTCAAGAGTGTAATATCTTCATCCTCTAAAGTATTTAAGATAGCAGCAGCCCTGCGAAATCTGTCCAATCCTATACGGTGACCTGTATGTACATAGTAATAAGTCTTTTTATCAAACATTTTTTTTCTCTTTTTTTTACAAGATTATACAATAACTAAAGTCTACTCTTTATCTTTTTGAATGATTTTTGCATATAAAATATAACTCTTTTAAGTATAAACACTAAGAGCAATCTAAAAAAAATAATTTAAGTTAATTTTTGAGTGGAAGGGAGTACAATTAAGAAAATAGCTTGATGATGGAGACTTACTATGCAATTAGTCACATATATCTATAAAGACAATAAATGGAATGATATATTTGACACTTCATTAAACTCTAAAAATACTCTTATTTTAATCTTTGCCTCGAAGGAGCAAAAATGAAAATTTTACATTTTTTAGTAGCAATACTCTTAATATTTTCTTCTGTCAAGGCAGATAGCAGTAAGGCTTTTTATTGGACTGATGACGAAGATTATCCACCACTCATCTACCGTGGTGCTGATGGAAAACCTACCGGTATCCTATACGATATTATGAAAGAAGCGTTTCATCGTCTTGATACTCCTTTGAAAGTTGACGTCTATCCATGGAACAGATCACAAAAAATGGTAAAAAATGGAACTTCCGATGGGATGGTCTCCCTTGTAACTAAAGAGAGAAGTTTGTTTACAAAAGCATCCGATCCAATTTTGCTAAGTAGTGAATATATATTTGTCAACAAAAACAATCCTCATCTACATGAAATAATGTCCGTACGCTCATTAAAAGATTTAAAACCTTTTAAAATCGTCGAAGCACTTGGTGCGGGATGGACACAGGCAAATTTAAAAGGATTCAAGATAGAGTGGGTTCCAAATATAGGGAACGCATTTGAGATGCTGATTAAAGAGAGAGCTGATATATATATTGCCAACGGTTACACAGCTACAGACTTTATTGAGAAAAAAGTACGTATCGGAAATACGCTTTCGCAAGGGTACAAAAAGATTATCATGAATCCATACCCAATAAAAACAGTAGCATTCAGACTACTTATCAATAAAAATTCGACATATGTCGATATACTGGATAAATTTAATAAAGTCATCAATCAGATGAAAATGGATGGCACCATTGACGCTATTATCGCAAAGCGAAGATCGTATAGTGTGAACAAAACAAGTATCATTGAAAAAGAGAATAGTATTGAATACAATTGATAAAAAAAGTAGACTTTCAAGTCGTTTTATACTCCATGTTACAAGTATCATAATCATATCAACCCTACTCTTTTCTCTCATGCTTGCCTATGAGCAGTATCAAACAAAAATTTCTGAAATAACAAATAGTGTTGAAAACACACTCACTAGCAATAAATCAATCATATCGCAAGCTCTTTGGAGAATTGATACCCAAGCACTTAAAATTAAAGCACAGGAATTTTTACTTGATAGCTCGATAACATTTGTACAAATAAGTGATGAAAACGGCAAAAATATCATCAAGCTTGGAAATAGTGAAGATGTAAATATAAAAAAATCAGTTGATTTGTACCATAATGATAATGGAAAAAAGATTTTTCTCGGAAAACTTACACTTGCAGGTTCAACGAAGTCGATATTAAAAGATATTGAATCATCTGTTCTCATTCTCGTACTGCAGAGTATATTGCTTATTGTGATAATCATATTTTATATTACCTATATATTTAAACGATTGATCTCTGATCATCTCGTAACAATCCAACACTATGTCAACAAAATCGACATAGAAAAAAAACAGTCCCCATTGGCATTGCAAAGATCAAAAAACAAGTTTGCCGATGAACTTGACGATACAGTAAAAGCCATTAATTATATGCGCCAAGAGGCTCATACGCATTACCAAAAAGTTGAGTATCAAACACTTCATGATTCACTGACGAATCTCTACAATCGAAAAGCAATTGAAAAACAGATAAAAGAGATAGTGCAGCATAAGTATCTAAAACAGCAGTATCATGCACTGTTTCTTATCAGTATAGATCACTTCAAGTTCATCAATGACTCTTTGGGACACCAAATGGGTGATTTTGTTTTACAAGAGGTTGCACAACGACTTCTTTTGCTTAATATCAACGAAAAAGATGTCGGTCGTCTCGGAGGTGATATTTTTATGTTTGTTATTGAGGATATGGGCACCAATATTGAGCAAGCGAAAAAAACAGCACTCGATTATGGACAACATATCCTAGAAGTTATACAAGAGCCTCTCAAAATAAAGCAACTGGAATATCACATTAGTGCTAGTATTGGCATCAAACTATTTGGTAAAGAGAGTAACGTTGATACAATAATCAAAAATGCGGACAATGCACTCCACCGCGCCAAGCTAAAAGGTGTAAATCAAATAGAACTATTTTATCCCAAAATGCAAGTTAGTATCGACAGACGTCTTAGAATTGAAGAGGTACTTAGAGAAGAGATTAAGAACAACCGTTTGATTGTCAATTTTCAACCAAAATGTTATTTAAATGGAGTGATTTATTCTGCAGAGTCATTGGTTCGGATGCAATCAGTTGATGGCGAGTTCTTCTCTCCTGCTGAGTTTATTCCTATTGCTGAAGATATAGGTTTGATTATTGAAATTGGAAAACAGGTGATGATGAAAGTTTTTGATTTCATTCATCAGAATCGAGCACTTATAGAGCAATCGAGCATACAAAGCATCGCCATCAATATATCGCCTACACACTTTGCCATTGATGGATTTTGTGATCAACTTACCGCATTATCAAGACAATACAACCTGCCTGAGAATTTTATTACTATTGAGATAACGGAAGAAGCAACCGTTACAAATATACAACACCTCATTGATATCATGAATTGCCTCAAAAAGAGCGGATTCAATCTCTCCATCGATGACTTTGGTACAGGGTACTCCTCTTTACAGTATCTGCAAAAATTTCCTCTTGATGAACTTAAGATCGATAAATCTTTCATCGATGAGATTGTCACAAAGCCTCAATCCCAGGCAATCGTTAAAACGATTATCACTATGGCGCACAATCTGGATTTTCATGTTGTTGCAGAAGGGGTGGAGGACGCAGAACAGTTGGCATTGCTAAGAGAGTATGGATGTGACCTTATCCAAGGATACCTCTTTTCCAAGCCATTGGATGAGAAAGCTTTTATAAATAAACTCATGAAGAGTTATCATGAAGCTGTTGCAAATTCATAAAAAGAGCTATCTTGTCACATATTGTTTTTTACTCCTGGCACTTAGTAATAGTGCCATAGCCTCTACAAATCAATCAGATTCCATCTACCAATCGCTTCACAATGGAAAAATCTCTTTTGACACAAAACTTTTCTATATGGTTCGAACCTTTGAGAAAACACCGGATCCAAGCACAAAAGCACTCACTTTTGGTGGTATTATGAAGTATGAGAGCCTGTCCTATCGGGGTTTAAAGATTGGCATCGGCTACTATGGGAACTTCAACACCGGTCTCTATTCCGACTACACCGCTGCAAATCCAAAAGGTGGTACAAGTCTTTTGGAGAGAAAAACAGGGGATGATATCAACTTTTTAGGTGAAGCTTATCTACAATATAAGTACCAAAACACCGAAGTGAAAATAGGCCGTCAACAATTAGAAACTCCCATTATAGATATACTACAGCTTAGAACACTTCCTGCTGTTTATGAAGCTTGTGTTGTAAAAAATAGAGATATAGCAAATACGATGATAGAGCTATCTTATGTCAGAGCCTACAGCGGTTTTGCTTCCAAAGACAACGGGTTTTTACGCCATGATGACGAATGGGGTAAAGATGGTCTTGGCTCTCTCTATATTACAAATAAAAGTATCCAAAACCTTTATATAAGTGCTCAGTATGTTCTACCACTCTCAAAAAAGAGTAATAGCGGCAGCCATATTGCTATAGAAGATTACAGCTATCTTGATGCAAAATACAGCTTGCCTTATGGAGACGTGAGTTACATAAAATTTCAAGCCGGCGGTAACAGATACGACAAAAAATCTGACTCTAAAATGATAGGTGCAAGAGTAGGCGGCATGTTCAACAAAAAGATTGGAGCTGAACTCTCTTACAACCAGATCTTTTCCAACAGTTTTGCAACAATTCTGTCTGCGCCTATGTATACCGATTGGCAGCAGGGCTATAGCAATTATGAACCAAGTATGGCATATGGTGCAAGGTTCATACTCTATCCTCTGAAAAATTTGAAAATAAAAGCAGGCTCTGTCAATGTCAATGCCGCATCAGGTTATAATAGAGATAACTACATAGAGTCCATCTTTTACGGTGCCTATACTTTGAATAAAGCATCAAAATTTGAACTGCTTTACTCATTCAAAGACCAAAAAGCTGGTTCATCCCGTGAGAGTAGACAGGATTTTAGAATGGTTTATAATTTTAATTTTTAGAGCTGCCCTTATCTTAGATATATTCTCATACTTTATTGGATCTTGCAGCCATTGATAGATTCAAAAAAGTATGAGAATATTCATTTTGCATGTTTAAAGCCTTGTTTTTAAGTATTATACAGTTATCTAAATTAATTTTTTCCTTATCTTTCTTAATTATAAGCATCATTAAAGATTGATATTATATCAATAAAGTATGATAATAGATATGTTTACTTTCGTATAGTATAATTTAAACACTATGATTACTTTTCCTCAACGCAAAATTAAGAAGAACTATCGCTCTGTCACAGGTCATTTTCCCAGTATAAAAAATGGTAAGTCGGTTGCTTATGAATCCAAGCTGGAGAAAACTTTCTTTTTAACACTGGAATTTGATGACAATGTTATTTCATATCAGGAACAACCTCAAATCTCTATAGATTTCCAAAAGAGAATAAAAACATACAGTGCAGACTGTTATGTCCGGTATGATAAAGCAGCGAATATAGATGATTCGCTAGTCGAAGTAAAATATACGCAGGAACTCGAAAAAAAGAAAGAATACTTTGAGGAAAAATTTGCATCTATTCGCCAAGCATGTGATGATCTTAACTTAGACTTTCAAATTTTTACAGAGCAAAACTATCCGCAAGTCTATATAGATAATTTGGATTTCTTGTATCGCTATAAAACTCATGGCAGAGAAAAAAGATATGATAATCAGATTTTATCATTCAATTTTACAGATGCTACTACCGCCTCAAAGATAGCAAACACTTTAACTAATGATCCAAAAGAACTTATTATCGCAGCCAATGCTATTTGGGGATTGGTCGCTGCCGGTAAACTCACAACCGACTTACATAATACAAAAGTCAGTATGTATTCCATTATAGAGCCGGCTTTATGAGTATCGTCCGTTTTGATATAGGTCGGAGAATTATTTATAATGACACTCCATATGTCATCAAAGGATACGCTTCTTTTAGTGAAGTGCTTGCAAAAGAGGTGCACCCTCCATACAAAGAAAAAATCATAAAAATCAATGAAATTATCAAAGATCCAAAGAATATCACTGCTTCGAAGAAAACGCTTGTTGATATAAGTGATACGGAATTTTCAGAAGCAAAAGAGCGTTATCTCATTATCAAGCCACTTTTAGAACTTGAAAAACGAACCACAAAAGATGTTCAAAAAATTGCAAAACAACACAAAAAAAGTCCGGCAACTCTTTACAGATGGATAAAGAAGTTTGAAGCATACGGAACAATCACTGCTCTTGCCAACTCATTCGATAACTGTGGAGCGAAAGGTAAAGGAAGACTTGATCCATCGATTGAAGCAATTATACAGTCTGTTATAGATGAACTCTATTTAAACAAACAACAATATTCACTTTCATATATCCATTTAAAAATCCAAAATAAATGCCAAAACGCAGGGCTTAAAGCACCAACTTTAAATACCGTTCGAAACCGCATTGCACAACTTAGTCCAAAACTAGTTGCAAAAAATAGAAAAGGACTCAGTGTTCGAGATACTCGAGGGACACCGGGAAAATTCCCCGATGTACATATGCCGCTTGATGTAATACAGATAGATCATACTCCTATGGATGTCATAATCGTAGATGAAGAGTCACGCCAAGAGATAGGAAGACCATATATAACTTTGGCAATTGATGTCTACAGCAGAATGATCTTTGGATTTTACATTTCTCTTGAAGCGCCAAGCTATTTCAGCGTCGGACAGACACTTCTCAATGCTATTCTTCCAAAAGATGACCTTTTGCAATATCATAATATTCAAGGGGAATGGCCCGTCTATGGATTACCAAGAGCGATCCATATGGATAATGCGGCTGAATTTCGTAGTGAAAGCCTCAAAAGATTTGCCGAAGAGTACCGCATCACACATATTTTACGCCCTGTTGCAAGACCGGAGTTCGGCGGACATGTAGAAAGTGCCATAAAAACGGCTATGGGTAAAGTACACCAATTACCCGGAAGTACTTTTTCAAACATCAATGAAAAAGGTACTTACAATTCTCAAAAAGAGGCATCGTTAACACTCAAAGAACTTGAACAATGGTTTCTTGAATTTATTGTCAATATTTACCATAAATCAGTTCACAGCTCAATCGGCATGACACCGGAAGAGAAATTTTACCAAGGAATGCTCGGGGTTGAAGACGGTGCCATACCTTTTCTGCCAACGGTACCCGCTAATACACTCAAGCTGCGTATGGCACTGCTTCCTGCAATGGAGCGTACAGTACAGAAAAACGGTATCACTATCGATCATATCACCTATTTTTCCGAAACACTGCGTAAATGGATTATTCCGGTAAGCTATAAAAAAATTACAAAAAATATTCATCCAAAAAAAGTACTCTGCCGAAGAGACCCCAGAGACATTA
Proteins encoded in this window:
- a CDS encoding RDD family protein, which translates into the protein MRFRDIKKNKKRKQQLQEKNKTQIRYASYPDRIKALITDMFMIYAPILYFITYVVMGSKEAFQSSQWAPFLGVTLYALIYALLISKFGQTPGKKAYDIKVVDDTTHENISFIRAFVRFIAFLFSATILLGLLTPFYRKDKKALHDIICSTIEISVDKPLSV
- a CDS encoding c-type cytochrome, whose translation is MKELFILVVVTVFTLLTYWLVEPFAHSQMHKHYESEGFAYKDLPALTKKGDAARGKDLVMGAGACTGCHGIKAAGMPAPMDPVTAAQSYGVNPPDLSNAGAVFDPKFLAALIKNPAHALMVEHKFDPAKGQMHPMTQFYGAGGDLDQEVADMVAYLQSIAPKPEELTPNQAFETACGRCHAIHYEYNKEGELHPAWTQIGEKPAFKHKQDELMFEKNVLDYQDALKKYMGTLPPDLSMYIRSRGEHYIKTFVENPQNYLKGTAMPRVGVNAVAAEKVIEHLEDVGDSKRFKREEVGRNVMIFMFIFAIFAILWKKEVWRDLH
- the moaA gene encoding GTP 3',8-cyclase MoaA; the encoded protein is MLIDSYDRVVDYIRVSVTERCNFRCQYCMPEKPFSWVPKENLLSFEELFEFMKVAIDEGVKKIRITGGEPLLREDLDKFIKMIYDYAPDVDLAMTTNAFLLKGTAQKLKDAGLKRINVSIDTLKPEVAQAIAGKDVLKNVLEGVDEALKVGLKVKANMVPMKGMNADEISDVLEYCKARDITVRFIEYMENAYAKAGISKLSGQEALDELSKKYSFVSEGYDGASPAKYYKMDDGYRFGIIEPYGDDFCKQCNRIRLTAEGQLIPCLYFDEAMSIAESVKRGDIKGAAAVLKEVVRTKPEKNRWGGEDDEVSTRAFYETGG
- a CDS encoding 7-carboxy-7-deazaguanine synthase QueE gives rise to the protein MVYLVEHFYSIQGEGKYVGTPSLFFRFGGCNMRCEGFGCIEKADDGVEVLGCDTVYAVNKEHFSHTWIPITKPQELLSVLELYDLPCAVDIVLTGGEPLIYANDEVFVTFLELLIARGHQVTFETNGSLNIDFEHYPVYKECVFALSVKLANSKEPLSKRIRGDVIYNIASNAKDAFFKFSIDRDSIDLALEDEIESIRIHSPKTKVYCMPVGGTKAEVEANTEPLIEFCKAKGYNFSDRLHIRIWDANKGV
- a CDS encoding cytochrome b yields the protein MAHFTKATSLHDWLNQRLAIDTLRRVLATEYWIPKNINFLWAMGMVLAITFGLLLISGIFLLMYYQPNVNLAFDSVNYTIMQEVGYGWLWRHVHGVAASVVFLVIYIHMFTGIYYGSYKNGREIIWLSGMLLFVAFSAEAFSGYMLPWGQMSYWAGMVITNLFSGGSLHADGLVEWIRGDYVPAQAFLNRFFMLHVLLIPLVILGLIGLHFGALRIPHVNNQDGEEIDFDAEAKKYLSGDKAGSKVIRFANDFMSKDMMVVGIYLIFFFYLVFYHYDFAMDPVNFDPANGLKTPTHIYPEWYFLWSYEILRPFSTNVGLIAFAFAQVIFFMLPFLDRSPNAVPASRRGLFKYWFWAMLIDMIILTAMGKVPPEGLFSTIGLYAALTFIGLWIALPFITKFEKKV
- the petA gene encoding ubiquinol-cytochrome c reductase iron-sulfur subunit, producing MKNSSRRGFMGKAFGAVAGVGAVASLYAMKRTWDPLPSVKAAGFTTLDMSAYKENELVTEKWRGKPIFVLKQNAEMVKKAQANPKDMERLIKIGNDYFMVCVGLCTHLGCIPGYNPDEQSFLCACHGGMYDFTAEVTKAPPPRGLDIPPFKIDGMKIVLGEEGPEYKKMLETGVTLKV
- a CDS encoding substrate-binding periplasmic protein translates to MKILHFLVAILLIFSSVKADSSKAFYWTDDEDYPPLIYRGADGKPTGILYDIMKEAFHRLDTPLKVDVYPWNRSQKMVKNGTSDGMVSLVTKERSLFTKASDPILLSSEYIFVNKNNPHLHEIMSVRSLKDLKPFKIVEALGAGWTQANLKGFKIEWVPNIGNAFEMLIKERADIYIANGYTATDFIEKKVRIGNTLSQGYKKIIMNPYPIKTVAFRLLINKNSTYVDILDKFNKVINQMKMDGTIDAIIAKRRSYSVNKTSIIEKENSIEYN